The following are encoded together in the uncultured Sphaerochaeta sp. genome:
- a CDS encoding DUF1538 domain-containing protein: protein MEALKKVKEVGLSILPVLLLVTVLHFFVTPLGEGMLSSFLIGGVLIILGLSLFLLGTDIGLIPIGERIGSAVTRKKRLSLLLVTALLVGMAIIFAEPNISVLLEQVSLVAPSFSPLSMLLSIALGVGLFLMIAMVRVILHIQLKWVYAISYLLLLVLGIFSKPEFLGIAFDSGGAATGPLAVPFIMALGVGIAHVQKSQTDADSFGYVSLALIGPTMAMLVFSLFSRDGNSAVQSTSSVPQIQPFLSLFAPSTQQVLSSLLPLVVLCILYQIFLVRMPARQLIRMAFGLVYASLGLILFFVGVNGGFIPVGYQIGYQLGQLNENLLLLFGLVIGAVTVLSEPSVAVLIDQVQEITQGHLRKPIMLAALSIGVGGSGLMAMIRIIHSLPIWYFLVPVYGLAVLLSFRVPDLFVGLSFDSGSVSSGPLASTFILSFAVGASTSVGGNPVSDAFGIIIFVSMTPVVIVQLLGLLYKRKQAKLKKGGKGQ, encoded by the coding sequence ATGGAGGCGCTTAAAAAGGTGAAGGAAGTGGGGCTTTCCATTCTCCCCGTCCTCTTGTTGGTAACGGTACTCCATTTCTTTGTAACTCCACTTGGCGAAGGGATGCTCTCTTCCTTTCTCATCGGTGGGGTGCTGATTATTCTCGGGCTATCCCTATTCTTGCTTGGTACTGATATCGGTCTTATCCCAATCGGAGAGAGAATAGGATCTGCGGTAACGAGAAAAAAGCGGCTCTCCCTGTTGTTGGTTACCGCTTTACTGGTGGGTATGGCAATTATCTTTGCTGAACCGAATATCAGTGTCTTGCTCGAGCAAGTCTCGTTGGTAGCTCCCTCCTTTTCTCCTCTCTCCATGCTTTTATCCATAGCTCTGGGTGTTGGCCTTTTTCTGATGATTGCAATGGTCCGTGTGATCCTACATATCCAGCTGAAGTGGGTCTATGCAATCAGCTATCTTCTGCTCCTTGTGCTAGGAATATTCAGTAAACCTGAATTCCTGGGTATTGCCTTTGACAGTGGTGGGGCTGCAACCGGTCCTCTTGCTGTTCCTTTTATCATGGCACTTGGGGTAGGTATTGCCCACGTGCAGAAAAGCCAGACGGATGCAGATAGCTTCGGCTATGTTTCCTTGGCTCTTATCGGCCCTACGATGGCCATGTTGGTTTTTTCACTCTTCAGTAGAGATGGCAATTCAGCGGTACAAAGTACATCCTCGGTACCACAAATACAACCATTCCTCTCGCTTTTTGCACCAAGCACACAGCAGGTACTCTCTTCCTTGCTTCCACTGGTTGTGTTATGCATCCTCTACCAGATATTCCTGGTGAGAATGCCAGCCAGGCAGTTGATTCGTATGGCATTTGGTTTGGTGTATGCCAGTCTTGGCCTCATCCTGTTTTTTGTTGGGGTGAATGGTGGGTTTATCCCAGTCGGTTACCAGATTGGTTATCAGCTTGGTCAGCTCAATGAGAATCTATTGCTGTTATTTGGACTGGTTATCGGTGCGGTTACAGTACTTAGTGAGCCATCGGTAGCCGTTTTAATCGATCAGGTACAGGAGATAACCCAAGGGCATCTGAGAAAGCCAATAATGCTCGCAGCCCTCTCGATCGGAGTAGGGGGGAGTGGTCTAATGGCCATGATCCGTATCATACACAGTCTTCCTATCTGGTACTTCCTGGTTCCTGTCTATGGGCTTGCAGTGCTGCTCTCTTTCCGGGTTCCGGACCTTTTTGTAGGCCTTTCCTTCGATAGTGGGAGTGTAAGCTCAGGCCCTCTGGCTTCTACGTTCATTCTCAGTTTCGCCGTAGGAGCCTCTACCTCAGTAGGGGGAAACCCAGTCAGTGATGCATTTGGGATTATCATTTTTGTCTCCATGACACCGGTGGTGATAGTCCAACTCTTAGGCTTGCTCTACAAACGAAAACAAGCCAAGCTGAAAAAAGGAGGAAAAGGACAATGA
- a CDS encoding transcriptional regulator → MSSLLLAIVGAGKADSLMQLAKESGSSGGTILRGRGTASSSLLCLLGLGDADKEVLLTLVDDGVEQTVWDALSRFPHTRGLLASVPASRNEAHPVVKEHAFDLVYMICASGFADDIMAAARKAGAGGGTIIEGRGTATSEDIAFFSASLVPEKEMLIILLPHTERDAVLESVSKLPFLQEEGSGIAFSVPVQKVATLR, encoded by the coding sequence ATGAGTAGCTTGTTGTTGGCAATTGTAGGAGCAGGAAAGGCAGATTCACTCATGCAACTTGCAAAAGAGTCAGGGAGCAGTGGGGGTACAATTCTCAGGGGACGTGGCACTGCCTCAAGCTCATTGCTCTGTCTCTTGGGCCTAGGTGATGCAGACAAGGAAGTGTTGCTTACCTTGGTTGATGATGGAGTTGAACAAACAGTTTGGGATGCCCTTTCAAGATTTCCCCATACCAGAGGACTGCTTGCATCTGTTCCTGCAAGCAGGAATGAAGCGCATCCAGTTGTGAAAGAGCATGCATTTGACTTGGTATATATGATCTGTGCAAGCGGCTTTGCTGATGACATCATGGCTGCAGCCCGCAAGGCAGGGGCCGGAGGTGGGACGATCATTGAAGGAAGGGGAACGGCAACCTCGGAGGATATCGCTTTTTTCTCAGCATCCTTGGTTCCCGAGAAAGAAATGCTCATAATCCTCCTTCCTCACACAGAACGAGATGCGGTGCTGGAGTCAGTATCAAAGCTTCCCTTCTTACAGGAAGAGGGAAGCGGTATAGCCTTTAGTGTTCCAGTACAAAAGGTTGCTACACTCAGATAG
- the asd gene encoding aspartate-semialdehyde dehydrogenase, whose amino-acid sequence MEKKIKVAVMGATGAVGQVFMWMLADHPWFELAYATASASRVGLKYASTVHWVMPFEMPKKIRDVEVKEFNIEAMQEEGVQIVFSALPAEVASEAEPQLRDNGFFVFSNAASMRYDPNVPILIPETNIEQLDLVQAQGYPQKGFVVTNANCVTTGLAMALAPLRKYGIKNIMLHSYQSVSGAGYPGLSSFDITDNCIPFIRGEEEKIEKEIKKILTIDPEVYCFTVRVPVMFGHLEAVWLDLEQDVEVEDIVKDWADFKNVPDLPSTAAQPVEYGADPTFPQPKYAFWGNPSGMVVYTGRLKKKNGKIGFLLMVNNIVKGAAGGSIQNAEAFVKKFGLI is encoded by the coding sequence ATGGAGAAGAAAATTAAAGTTGCCGTAATGGGTGCCACAGGTGCAGTTGGACAGGTTTTTATGTGGATGCTTGCAGATCATCCTTGGTTTGAGCTCGCGTATGCAACAGCATCAGCTTCTCGTGTCGGATTGAAGTATGCTTCCACAGTGCACTGGGTCATGCCATTTGAAATGCCCAAGAAAATCAGGGACGTGGAAGTAAAGGAATTTAATATTGAAGCAATGCAGGAGGAGGGGGTGCAGATTGTGTTCTCCGCCCTTCCCGCTGAGGTTGCCAGTGAAGCTGAGCCACAGCTTCGAGATAATGGATTCTTTGTCTTCTCGAACGCGGCTTCTATGCGTTATGATCCCAATGTTCCCATTCTTATCCCGGAAACCAATATTGAACAGCTTGATCTTGTACAGGCACAAGGATATCCGCAGAAGGGTTTTGTGGTAACCAATGCCAACTGCGTCACCACAGGGTTGGCAATGGCTCTGGCCCCACTACGGAAATATGGTATCAAGAATATCATGTTGCACAGCTACCAAAGCGTCAGTGGAGCAGGTTATCCAGGTCTCTCTTCCTTCGATATCACCGATAACTGTATTCCCTTCATCAGGGGAGAGGAAGAGAAAATTGAGAAAGAGATCAAGAAGATCCTTACCATTGATCCTGAGGTATACTGTTTCACCGTTCGTGTACCGGTCATGTTTGGACACCTTGAAGCTGTATGGTTGGATCTGGAGCAGGATGTTGAGGTTGAAGACATTGTCAAGGATTGGGCAGATTTCAAGAATGTACCAGACCTTCCCTCCACCGCAGCACAGCCTGTTGAATATGGTGCAGATCCCACCTTCCCGCAGCCCAAGTATGCCTTCTGGGGGAATCCCAGTGGAATGGTGGTGTACACCGGCCGCTTGAAGAAGAAGAATGGAAAGATCGGATTCCTCTTGATGGTCAACAACATCGTAAAGGGCGCAGCTGGTGGTTCAATCCAGAATGCTGAAGCCTTTGTGAAGAAGTTCGGCCTTATTTAA
- a CDS encoding NUDIX domain-containing protein, translating to MREYWDLYDHARKPLGRIHQRGIPLGEGEYHVVVSVWTVNQDGEILITLRSEEKELFPGHWENTAGSVMRGETSLDAALRELREETGIEASPEEITCLGTVLKVASFVDIFLVRKMLDPNSIHLQKGETIAYRWVSYDELKEMDRQGKLAFPLFSPFQAAMENEC from the coding sequence ATGAGGGAGTATTGGGATCTCTATGACCATGCAAGAAAGCCTCTGGGAAGAATTCACCAGAGAGGCATCCCCCTAGGTGAGGGTGAGTATCATGTTGTGGTTTCAGTTTGGACCGTGAATCAGGATGGAGAAATACTCATCACCCTGCGCTCTGAAGAGAAGGAACTATTTCCCGGGCACTGGGAGAATACAGCAGGATCGGTAATGAGGGGGGAGACCAGTTTGGATGCTGCGCTGCGGGAACTGCGGGAAGAGACGGGCATTGAAGCTTCCCCAGAAGAAATCACCTGCTTGGGGACCGTGCTCAAAGTAGCTTCATTTGTCGATATCTTTCTGGTGAGAAAAATGCTTGATCCCAATTCCATTCACTTGCAGAAAGGAGAGACCATTGCCTACCGTTGGGTTTCCTACGATGAGTTGAAAGAGATGGACAGACAAGGCAAGCTTGCCTTTCCACTTTTCTCTCCTTTCCAGGCGGCAATGGAAAACGAATGCTAA
- a CDS encoding U32 family peptidase, which translates to MTELALPAGSLQSALTAFKEGADAVYLGLKSFSARANATNFTFEDLAKLRQVALTEGKKIYVTVNTLIEESELDEAYKTLKHIDFIGCDGIIVQDLGLINLVKTYAPNLSLHASTQLAVHTIAGVQELVRLGFERVVLARELTFQEVKRIREACKDVELKVFIHGALCYSFSGLCTASEQLCGRSANRGSCAQICRNYFTVEHDSAVPSAHSPIPQGVKDGWFFSMSDMKAGPVAKELEELGIESLKVEGRMKSPAYTGLAARYYRAVLDGDDSAEELEEALSVVFSRRQTSGWLASYGREKQDFTIRRAPTLGSTSYPGHRGIKAAKITLVKSDSVMVTLLTDVALRDGLMYFIRSQRQPIDTIKFGINTLIDQRGRSITEAYEGESVAIPLPANAPRPHTGEFIYLISRHDQNPALISEALPLSKHPVDMTFTLEEGLLSIQCPFGEATYEIPTSEARKPQETEANVVSIFSQSDTSFLTLGSINFVNNTQLPLEQIFLPLSALKTIRRDWYDLLDRTLAQELTKSLVRKPIAEKLAMKQLPLRSLLLTAQKIPYLDLKTLAQADQPLASLLFNHEDHYYLPLSPVMFNEDAFFIDLDKVVARMKEENLLDSVSFGLNNLGQIAYFRDHQLPCFFDIYLYLANSEAANLALTFGLKMLGGYLWMERKETDTEFWPFIPTVVDDAFSPPLFISRSCFRHDSLRLSCEGCPHRGSWYVKGDNQRYRVIVEDCITTVVNA; encoded by the coding sequence ATGACAGAACTCGCACTTCCCGCAGGATCCCTGCAATCAGCACTGACGGCCTTCAAAGAAGGGGCAGATGCTGTATATCTCGGGCTGAAAAGTTTTTCCGCTCGTGCAAACGCCACCAATTTTACCTTCGAGGACTTGGCAAAGCTTCGCCAAGTTGCGCTTACTGAAGGGAAAAAAATCTATGTTACCGTAAATACGCTCATTGAAGAATCAGAACTGGATGAGGCATACAAGACACTCAAGCATATTGACTTCATCGGCTGTGACGGCATCATCGTCCAGGACCTAGGCTTGATCAACCTTGTGAAAACCTACGCCCCTAACCTCTCTCTCCACGCAAGTACCCAGCTGGCTGTACATACCATCGCCGGTGTACAAGAACTGGTTCGCCTTGGATTCGAACGAGTGGTGCTTGCAAGGGAACTGACGTTCCAGGAGGTCAAGCGAATTCGTGAAGCGTGTAAGGATGTGGAACTGAAGGTATTCATCCACGGCGCCCTCTGCTATAGCTTCTCAGGACTCTGCACGGCCAGCGAACAACTCTGTGGCAGAAGTGCAAACAGGGGGAGCTGTGCCCAGATATGCAGGAACTACTTCACTGTTGAACATGACAGTGCTGTGCCGAGTGCGCATTCCCCAATCCCACAAGGAGTCAAGGATGGTTGGTTCTTCTCCATGAGTGACATGAAAGCAGGTCCTGTTGCAAAGGAACTGGAAGAGTTGGGTATAGAAAGCCTTAAGGTGGAAGGGAGGATGAAAAGCCCTGCCTATACCGGTTTGGCAGCAAGGTACTACCGTGCGGTCCTTGATGGAGATGATAGCGCTGAAGAGCTGGAAGAGGCTCTCTCAGTGGTCTTCTCCCGTCGACAGACCTCTGGTTGGTTGGCCTCCTATGGACGAGAGAAACAAGACTTCACCATCAGGAGAGCCCCTACCCTCGGAAGTACAAGCTACCCTGGGCATCGTGGCATCAAGGCAGCAAAGATCACACTGGTTAAGAGTGATTCAGTCATGGTTACCCTGCTCACCGATGTAGCACTCCGAGATGGATTAATGTACTTCATCAGAAGCCAGAGGCAACCGATCGATACCATCAAATTTGGTATAAACACCTTGATAGACCAAAGAGGCAGGAGTATAACTGAAGCCTATGAAGGCGAGTCGGTGGCAATACCACTACCGGCCAATGCTCCCCGTCCACACACCGGTGAATTCATTTACCTGATTAGCCGACATGACCAGAATCCTGCCCTAATCAGTGAGGCACTTCCTCTCAGCAAGCATCCTGTAGACATGACATTTACCCTGGAAGAGGGCTTGTTGTCGATTCAATGCCCATTTGGTGAAGCGACATACGAAATTCCCACGAGCGAGGCTCGTAAACCCCAAGAGACTGAGGCCAATGTTGTTTCCATCTTCAGCCAAAGTGATACCTCTTTCCTCACCCTTGGCTCCATCAACTTCGTGAATAATACACAGCTTCCACTTGAGCAGATATTCCTACCTCTCTCAGCTTTGAAGACAATCAGACGTGACTGGTATGATCTTCTTGACCGGACGCTAGCCCAGGAGCTTACCAAGAGTCTAGTTCGTAAGCCCATTGCCGAGAAACTAGCAATGAAGCAGTTACCTTTACGGTCCCTGTTGCTTACTGCACAGAAAATCCCTTACCTCGATCTGAAGACTCTCGCACAGGCAGATCAGCCACTTGCTTCCTTGCTCTTCAACCATGAGGATCACTATTACCTACCCTTAAGTCCTGTTATGTTCAATGAGGATGCATTCTTTATTGATTTGGACAAGGTTGTTGCAAGAATGAAGGAAGAGAATCTTCTGGATTCAGTCTCCTTTGGATTGAACAACTTGGGTCAGATTGCATATTTCAGGGATCATCAACTGCCTTGCTTCTTTGATATCTATCTATACCTGGCAAACAGCGAGGCCGCAAACCTAGCCCTCACGTTTGGATTAAAGATGCTGGGTGGCTATCTTTGGATGGAACGAAAAGAGACAGATACAGAGTTCTGGCCATTCATTCCCACTGTAGTGGATGATGCATTCAGTCCGCCGCTGTTCATCAGCCGATCATGTTTTCGCCATGACTCACTGCGATTAAGTTGCGAGGGATGTCCTCATAGGGGATCATGGTATGTGAAGGGTGATAACCAACGGTATCGGGTTATCGTAGAGGATTGCATCACTACCGTTGTGAATGCTTAG
- a CDS encoding MFS transporter produces MTTAQGKLATCNFCGRLSAMESKQVPKKEKFAYGFGCFGQNMLYNLMANFLLFFYTDIFGLLPAAAGMILLLARMWDAVNDPLMGMIADRTRSRWGKFRPYLLFTPILFVPFAVAAFSAPNFSPAGKIAWATFTYISFGMIYTASDVPFWAMSSTISEDTKERSSIVVYPRFMATVAIAVATLSTQPLILLFSVEGKPERGYQMTSLMYALLTVICFLIAFLFVKERVYADGQERPKFSEIPKVFLANKPLLLVILSGLFTGIAQTGKLSMLIYYAKYNLQNELLYTLLAGINIPFILIGIATVPYLTSKVGKKRACIIYYVIFAAGSLGFFLTGWNNFFVLLFFNCISSIGMASPQVIQTAMIADTIEYGELKSGKRNEGTIFSSQTFLAKLTAAVTSIIIASTLSLVGYIPNMAQSSSTLWGIHSLTTLLPFLASIFGIIPILFYPLSEEKHHQIVEELHRRRMASD; encoded by the coding sequence GTGACAACAGCACAAGGGAAGCTTGCAACCTGCAATTTCTGTGGTAGACTTTCTGCTATGGAATCGAAGCAAGTACCAAAGAAGGAAAAGTTTGCCTATGGATTCGGCTGCTTTGGGCAGAACATGCTCTACAATCTTATGGCAAACTTCCTGCTGTTCTTCTATACAGACATATTTGGTCTCCTCCCCGCAGCAGCAGGAATGATTCTTCTACTTGCCCGGATGTGGGATGCAGTCAACGATCCTCTTATGGGAATGATCGCTGACCGTACGCGTTCCCGCTGGGGAAAATTCCGCCCCTATCTCTTGTTCACCCCTATTCTTTTTGTACCTTTTGCCGTTGCTGCCTTCAGTGCACCAAATTTCTCACCCGCAGGAAAGATTGCTTGGGCAACGTTCACTTACATCAGCTTTGGCATGATTTACACGGCCAGTGATGTCCCCTTTTGGGCAATGAGCAGTACCATAAGCGAGGACACCAAGGAAAGAAGCAGCATAGTTGTCTACCCGCGTTTCATGGCGACCGTTGCCATTGCCGTGGCAACCTTGTCAACACAGCCCTTAATCCTTCTCTTCTCGGTGGAAGGGAAACCGGAGCGTGGCTACCAGATGACAAGCCTGATGTATGCCCTGCTCACGGTCATCTGCTTCCTTATCGCTTTCCTGTTCGTGAAGGAGCGTGTCTATGCCGATGGACAGGAAAGGCCCAAATTTTCCGAAATCCCCAAGGTATTTCTGGCCAACAAGCCACTGTTGCTTGTTATTCTGAGTGGACTGTTCACCGGTATCGCGCAGACAGGAAAACTCTCCATGCTGATTTACTATGCAAAATACAACCTCCAGAATGAATTGCTCTATACCCTGCTTGCTGGGATCAACATACCTTTCATCCTTATAGGGATTGCAACGGTCCCCTACCTGACCAGCAAAGTTGGCAAGAAGCGCGCTTGTATTATCTACTACGTCATCTTTGCTGCAGGAAGCCTGGGATTCTTCCTTACCGGCTGGAACAACTTCTTTGTACTATTGTTCTTCAACTGTATCAGTTCGATCGGAATGGCAAGCCCACAGGTAATCCAGACCGCCATGATTGCTGACACCATCGAATATGGTGAGCTGAAGAGCGGGAAACGCAATGAAGGCACCATATTCAGCAGCCAGACATTTCTTGCAAAGCTTACCGCAGCTGTCACTTCGATCATCATTGCATCCACCCTCTCATTGGTTGGATATATTCCCAATATGGCACAGAGCAGTTCAACCCTTTGGGGAATCCATAGCCTTACCACCCTACTCCCATTTCTCGCCAGTATATTCGGTATTATCCCAATCCTCTTCTACCCGCTGAGTGAGGAAAAGCATCACCAGATTGTCGAGGAGCTCCACCGACGTCGAATGGCTTCAGATTGA
- a CDS encoding cyclic nucleotide-binding domain-containing protein, whose product MSDTHDDKHPVFEVQKGTIIYEQGSPCSTMFLLKSGTVGLYLNYHTPQQFQLFEISKPNSSLGEMGLFEQEPRNATAVALSDCQLVEISQESFPAFIASHPEATKQIILDLSQRFKMAIQEVRNSQQIILESLEALKEAQANKKDSLKERIRKISDYLLDIPEDVPPELYLSFNSRFHGTMF is encoded by the coding sequence ATGAGTGATACACACGATGACAAACACCCGGTATTCGAAGTTCAGAAGGGAACCATTATCTATGAACAGGGTTCGCCCTGTTCCACCATGTTCCTTCTGAAAAGTGGTACTGTCGGGTTGTACCTGAACTACCATACACCGCAGCAATTTCAGCTTTTCGAGATATCCAAGCCCAATTCCAGCTTAGGAGAGATGGGATTATTTGAGCAGGAACCACGCAATGCCACAGCTGTTGCTCTCAGTGATTGTCAGCTGGTAGAGATTTCCCAGGAGAGTTTCCCTGCTTTTATTGCCTCACACCCTGAAGCCACAAAGCAGATCATTCTTGATCTGAGCCAGCGGTTCAAGATGGCGATTCAGGAAGTGAGAAACAGCCAGCAGATCATTTTGGAAAGTCTGGAAGCATTGAAAGAGGCACAGGCGAACAAGAAGGATAGCTTGAAGGAACGGATCCGGAAGATCTCCGATTACCTGCTTGATATTCCTGAAGATGTTCCTCCTGAGCTCTACCTAAGCTTCAATTCACGCTTTCACGGTACTATGTTCTAA
- a CDS encoding phosphoenolpyruvate carboxykinase (GTP), with protein sequence MNVADLTHSGLKQWILDFAELTTPEEIVIADGSAAQYDELVAQQIAGGYCVPLNPEKKPGSIAYNSDPSDVARVENRTYIAAQNKEAAGPTNNWIDPVALKETMTGLYRGCMKGRTLYVIPFSMGPVGSPIAKIGVELTDSAYVVINMMIMTRVGEKVLEVLGTDGEYVPCYHSVGKPLAEGESDNGQWPCAPIEQKYISHFPETREIWSFGSGYGGNALLGKKCLALRIASVLAHDEGWLAEHMLILKITSPEGKSKFVAGAFPSACGKTNLAMLVPTIPGWKVETVGDDIAWMKYGSDGQLYAINPEAGFFGVAPGTSDDSNYNAMVSASKNSIFTNCALTEDNDVWWEGIGYDAPSKLIDWHGNEWIQDKGNKEQKTAAHPNARFTAPAAQCPSIASEWEDPKGVPISAILFGGRRAHTVPLVHQSYDWNHGVFLGSIVGSEITAAALDLKVGTIRRDPFAMLPFCGYNMGDYFQHWINVGKAAKDESKLPKIFYVNWFRKTEDGKWLWPGFGENSRVLKWVFEACDGTAKSVDTAIGTMPTADAIDLPEGVSEEDMRELLSVDVDGWLKEVEDVRTNHYPKFGDHLPKELSSFLDQLEAKLKAAK encoded by the coding sequence ATGAACGTCGCAGATCTTACGCATTCTGGGCTCAAGCAGTGGATTCTGGATTTTGCAGAACTCACGACCCCTGAAGAAATCGTCATTGCCGATGGTAGTGCCGCCCAGTACGACGAATTGGTTGCACAGCAGATTGCTGGTGGCTATTGCGTACCCCTGAATCCTGAGAAGAAGCCTGGTAGTATTGCTTACAACTCAGACCCTTCTGATGTTGCTCGCGTTGAGAACAGAACTTACATCGCAGCACAGAATAAGGAAGCAGCAGGGCCGACCAACAACTGGATTGACCCAGTTGCCTTGAAAGAGACCATGACCGGTCTTTACCGCGGTTGCATGAAGGGACGCACCCTCTATGTTATTCCTTTCTCAATGGGTCCTGTTGGCTCCCCAATTGCTAAGATTGGTGTTGAGCTTACTGACAGTGCCTATGTTGTCATCAATATGATGATCATGACCCGTGTTGGTGAAAAGGTCCTTGAGGTGCTCGGAACCGATGGTGAGTATGTGCCTTGCTACCACTCTGTAGGTAAGCCACTTGCAGAAGGTGAGAGTGACAATGGCCAGTGGCCTTGTGCTCCCATCGAGCAGAAGTACATCTCCCACTTCCCAGAAACCCGTGAGATCTGGTCCTTTGGCTCAGGTTACGGCGGGAACGCACTGCTTGGCAAGAAGTGCCTTGCACTGCGCATTGCATCAGTCTTGGCTCATGACGAAGGTTGGCTTGCAGAGCATATGCTCATCCTCAAGATAACCAGTCCTGAGGGCAAGAGCAAGTTTGTCGCAGGTGCATTCCCTTCCGCATGTGGAAAGACCAACCTCGCAATGCTTGTTCCGACCATCCCAGGTTGGAAGGTAGAGACCGTTGGTGATGACATCGCTTGGATGAAATATGGTTCCGATGGACAGCTGTATGCGATCAATCCAGAAGCTGGATTCTTCGGTGTTGCACCAGGAACTTCTGATGATTCCAACTATAACGCAATGGTCAGTGCATCCAAGAACAGTATCTTCACCAACTGTGCCCTCACAGAGGACAACGATGTTTGGTGGGAAGGTATTGGCTACGATGCCCCAAGCAAGTTGATCGACTGGCATGGCAATGAGTGGATCCAGGACAAGGGAAACAAGGAGCAGAAGACTGCTGCACATCCCAATGCCCGCTTTACCGCTCCTGCAGCCCAGTGCCCAAGTATTGCAAGTGAATGGGAAGACCCGAAGGGTGTGCCCATCAGTGCAATCCTCTTTGGTGGAAGAAGAGCTCATACCGTTCCTCTTGTTCACCAGAGCTATGACTGGAACCACGGTGTATTCCTCGGCTCCATCGTTGGGTCTGAGATCACCGCAGCAGCCCTCGACCTCAAGGTTGGTACCATCCGCCGTGATCCGTTTGCTATGCTTCCCTTCTGTGGATACAACATGGGAGATTACTTCCAGCACTGGATCAACGTTGGTAAGGCTGCAAAGGACGAGAGCAAGCTTCCCAAGATTTTCTACGTCAACTGGTTCCGAAAGACCGAAGACGGCAAGTGGCTCTGGCCTGGATTTGGTGAAAACAGCCGCGTCCTGAAGTGGGTCTTTGAGGCCTGTGATGGGACTGCAAAGTCTGTTGATACCGCAATCGGTACCATGCCTACAGCTGATGCAATCGACCTTCCTGAAGGCGTGAGCGAAGAGGATATGAGAGAGCTTCTCTCTGTCGATGTAGATGGTTGGCTCAAGGAAGTCGAAGACGTCCGCACCAATCACTACCCGAAGTTTGGTGATCATCTGCCAAAGGAACTTTCCTCTTTCCTCGACCAACTCGAGGCAAAATTGAAAGCTGCCAAGTAA
- a CDS encoding WYL domain-containing protein yields MYTDHMSQLERIVFINRSIEENGGVKTSLIEQEFSISRRQVLRDITYLREHLGAPITYDRSRNWYHYQTPFTLFSNSNERMLVLNAIVKSLAQSQGIMSDLTEMISDGIDSGVEKHYRSLSDKIIFITPVQDWPDYEIFNKICSAIKSEERMSMHYRNALGVRSHRHIEPLRLVNYSGRWYLLAFDMQHRQLRTFHLSRVEQLAQIGGDRMKSRFSDDELDDFINCGYGIFMGNEVTYVTFRVYGWAIHTLSTQSWHPEQKQRLVIEEGKEALEVILPVSNLQEILSTLLSYGPDARPVAPEEFVLRYKQSVAQMWKTAEKL; encoded by the coding sequence ATGTATACTGACCACATGAGCCAGCTCGAACGAATCGTATTCATCAATCGGAGTATTGAGGAGAATGGGGGAGTGAAGACATCCCTCATTGAACAAGAGTTCTCCATTTCACGGAGGCAAGTACTGAGGGACATCACCTACTTGCGTGAGCATCTTGGAGCTCCCATTACCTATGACCGTTCCAGGAACTGGTACCATTATCAGACTCCATTTACCCTTTTCTCCAACTCAAATGAGCGAATGTTAGTGCTCAACGCCATCGTTAAAAGTCTGGCGCAATCCCAAGGCATCATGTCTGACCTTACAGAGATGATCAGTGATGGTATTGATAGCGGTGTCGAGAAACACTACCGCTCCCTCAGCGATAAGATCATCTTCATCACTCCAGTTCAGGACTGGCCTGACTATGAGATTTTCAACAAGATTTGTTCAGCGATAAAGAGTGAGGAGCGAATGAGCATGCATTATCGCAATGCACTGGGTGTACGCTCTCATAGGCATATCGAGCCCCTACGGCTGGTAAACTATAGTGGAAGGTGGTACTTGCTTGCCTTTGACATGCAACACAGACAACTCAGGACTTTTCATCTCTCCAGAGTCGAACAGCTCGCCCAGATAGGGGGAGACCGTATGAAGAGTAGGTTCTCTGACGATGAGCTCGATGATTTCATCAACTGTGGGTATGGAATATTTATGGGCAACGAGGTTACCTATGTCACCTTCCGTGTGTATGGATGGGCCATCCATACACTGAGCACCCAGAGTTGGCATCCAGAGCAGAAGCAAAGACTGGTAATTGAGGAGGGAAAGGAAGCATTAGAGGTCATCCTTCCTGTGTCCAACCTCCAGGAGATCCTCTCGACACTTCTCTCGTATGGACCCGATGCACGTCCTGTCGCTCCCGAGGAGTTTGTTCTTCGCTACAAGCAGTCTGTTGCACAGATGTGGAAAACTGCAGAAAAACTGTAG